The region TTTAAATTTACGCGGCTCGTACGAAATAATGAAAGCACGAGGCTCATATTCTTCAATGAATGCTAATAGCTCTTCTTCTCTACTTCTTTTTGTTAAAATGTCCAATCTATAGCGTGCACTGTCTCTTCCTTCTCCTTGGTAAACAGTAACACCAAAACCTTCCTGTCGAAGGCGGTTAATTAACTCTTCATTTTTGGTCATAAGGTTAACTAAGAATGTTGTATATCCGATAGCAAGCCTAGATTCGATATAACTTCCAAGTATAATTCCTACTCCAAATCCAACTGCATACACAACCATAGCAAGCGTGCTTTGATCTCCTGAAAATACAAGGGATAAGCCGAATACATAAATTAACGCTTCAACAAATCCAAAAACCGAGGCATACATACTCATACCTTTGACTAAAAAAATTGTGCGCAGCGTCAAGATCGGTACATAGATCAGTTGCAAAAGCAAGATTAACAAAATATCTTTCAATTTATACACCTCTTTTTAACAATTAAAAATATAACGATTTCATTGTATCACTCCGTATTTATAGAAGATATAGTAAAAATAAATTTTTTCTATATATTTTTCCGAATCATATTCTTGCTTATTTCCTAAGAGCTATAGTGAACATTTTGTCTTTAAAAAACAAAAAAGAATCTGCTAATTCCCAGATTCTTTTTTGTATCACTTTCCCTTTTTAGAAGCCTGTAAACCCTCCAAATACGCTCGTTGTATAAATAATAATTTTTGTCATCCA is a window of Priestia aryabhattai DNA encoding:
- a CDS encoding DUF2179 domain-containing protein; the protein is MKDILLILLLQLIYVPILTLRTIFLVKGMSMYASVFGFVEALIYVFGLSLVFSGDQSTLAMVVYAVGFGVGIILGSYIESRLAIGYTTFLVNLMTKNEELINRLRQEGFGVTVYQGEGRDSARYRLDILTKRSREEELLAFIEEYEPRAFIISYEPRKFKGGFLLKAMKKQKQKQKAKADLTSTK